A portion of the Pseudomonas sp. PSE14 genome contains these proteins:
- a CDS encoding nitronate monooxygenase family protein, with translation MSLPALLDRRLRVPLVAAPMFLVSTPQLVLACCKGGIVGSFPALNQRESSGFKAWLEEIEAGLAADPKAAPYAVNLIVHHSNPRLQADLALCVEHRVPIVITSLGAVREVVDAVHSYGGLVFHDVTTRRHAEKAAEAGVDGLIAVAAGAGGHAGTWSPFALIAEIRQFFDKTLLLAGCINHGHEILAAQVLGADLAYLGTRFIATRESNASTDYKRMLLEARAADIIHTPAVSGVPASFMRQSLEAAGFDMKRLTDKADINYGEKLKPVSDEAKAWKTVWSAGQGVGNIHDLPSVEELIARLDNEYRQALSRSTTLPGQLLV, from the coding sequence ATGTCCCTGCCTGCCCTGCTCGACCGTCGCCTGCGCGTTCCCCTGGTGGCGGCACCGATGTTCCTGGTGTCCACCCCGCAACTGGTACTGGCCTGCTGCAAGGGCGGCATCGTCGGCAGTTTCCCGGCGCTGAACCAGCGCGAAAGCAGCGGCTTCAAGGCCTGGCTGGAGGAAATCGAGGCGGGCCTGGCCGCCGATCCCAAGGCGGCGCCCTACGCGGTGAACCTCATCGTCCACCACAGCAACCCGCGTCTGCAGGCGGACCTGGCGCTGTGTGTGGAGCATCGCGTCCCTATCGTCATCACCAGCCTGGGCGCGGTGCGCGAGGTGGTGGACGCCGTGCACAGCTATGGCGGACTGGTCTTCCATGACGTCACCACCCGCCGCCACGCCGAAAAGGCCGCGGAAGCCGGAGTCGATGGACTGATCGCGGTCGCCGCCGGCGCCGGCGGCCATGCTGGCACCTGGAGCCCCTTCGCGCTGATCGCAGAGATCCGCCAGTTCTTCGACAAGACCCTGCTGCTGGCCGGCTGCATCAACCACGGCCATGAGATTCTCGCCGCGCAGGTGCTTGGCGCCGACCTCGCCTACCTCGGCACCCGCTTCATCGCCACCCGCGAGAGCAACGCCTCCACCGACTACAAGCGGATGCTCCTCGAAGCCCGCGCCGCCGACATCATCCATACGCCGGCGGTGTCCGGCGTACCGGCCAGCTTCATGCGCCAGAGCCTGGAGGCCGCCGGCTTCGACATGAAACGCCTGACCGACAAGGCCGACATCAACTATGGCGAGAAGCTCAAGCCGGTAAGCGACGAGGCCAAGGCCTGGAAGACCGTCTGGTCGGCCGGCCAGGGGGTCGGCAACATCCATGACCTGCCGTCGGTGGAGGAACTCATCGCCCGGCTCGACAACGAGTACCGCCAGGCCTTGAGCCGCAGCACGACGCTGCCCGGCCAACTGCTGGTCTGA
- a CDS encoding peptidoglycan DD-metalloendopeptidase family protein, producing MTQSDQKAPYYPKSHLLAASGVAALLSLALLVFPSAEVEAKKTTLNLELESGTDRIIQEKDDLRPNPVTEDDGSSPFAQIEGSSDNQNSAGKDAEKKNDLADSSKQASPSAPAEPAWKSVTVGKGDTLSNVFAKAGLPANVVHDMLAANKDAKQFTRLDVGQDVDFLIDAKGDLQGLKVKRSDMETISLSKSAKGYDFKRDLVKPSVHANYAHGRIDSSLFAAGKNAGLSHDLIMSMANILGYDIDFAQDIREGDEFDVIYESQQVNGKQVNTGSILAVRFVNRGKEYTAVRYTTRQGNTSYLRADGSSMRKAFIRTPVDFARISSRFSIGRFHPILNKIRAHKGVDYAAPIGTPIKATGDGKILEAGRKGGYGNAVVIQHGQRYRTVYGHMSRFAKGIRSGVAVKQGQIIGYVGMTGLATGPHLHYEFQVNGQHVDPLSAKLPTADPLSGPERKRFLAQTQPLIARMDQEKATFLALNKR from the coding sequence ATGACGCAATCCGATCAGAAAGCGCCGTACTACCCGAAGAGCCATCTGCTGGCCGCAAGCGGTGTAGCAGCGCTCCTCAGCCTGGCTCTGCTGGTGTTCCCCTCGGCCGAGGTCGAGGCGAAGAAGACCACGCTCAATCTGGAGCTGGAGAGCGGCACAGACCGCATCATTCAGGAAAAAGACGATCTTCGACCCAACCCGGTCACGGAAGACGACGGCTCTTCTCCCTTTGCACAGATAGAAGGTTCGTCCGATAACCAGAACAGCGCCGGAAAAGACGCGGAAAAGAAGAACGATCTCGCCGACTCGAGTAAACAAGCCTCCCCCTCCGCCCCCGCAGAGCCTGCGTGGAAGAGCGTGACCGTGGGCAAGGGCGACACTCTTTCCAACGTGTTCGCGAAGGCCGGCCTGCCGGCGAACGTCGTGCACGACATGCTTGCCGCCAACAAGGACGCCAAGCAGTTCACTCGTCTCGATGTCGGCCAGGACGTGGATTTCCTCATTGACGCCAAGGGCGACCTGCAGGGCCTGAAGGTCAAGCGCAGCGACATGGAGACCATCAGCCTGAGCAAGTCCGCCAAGGGCTATGACTTCAAGCGCGACCTGGTCAAACCGTCGGTGCACGCCAACTACGCCCACGGCCGCATCGACAGTTCGCTGTTCGCCGCCGGCAAGAACGCAGGCCTGTCCCACGACCTGATCATGTCGATGGCCAACATCCTCGGCTACGACATCGACTTCGCCCAGGATATTCGCGAAGGCGACGAGTTCGATGTGATCTACGAATCCCAGCAGGTGAACGGTAAGCAGGTCAACACCGGAAGCATCCTCGCTGTCCGCTTCGTCAACCGCGGCAAGGAATACACCGCGGTGCGCTACACCACCAGGCAGGGCAACACCAGCTACCTGCGCGCCGACGGCAGCAGCATGCGCAAGGCGTTCATCCGAACTCCGGTGGACTTCGCCCGCATCAGTTCGCGCTTCTCGATCGGGCGTTTCCACCCCATCCTGAACAAGATTCGTGCACACAAGGGCGTGGACTACGCGGCGCCCATCGGCACGCCGATCAAGGCTACCGGCGACGGCAAGATCCTCGAAGCCGGCCGCAAGGGCGGTTACGGCAACGCCGTCGTGATCCAGCACGGCCAGCGCTATCGCACCGTGTACGGCCACATGAGCCGCTTCGCCAAGGGCATCCGCTCCGGTGTAGCGGTGAAGCAGGGCCAGATCATCGGTTACGTTGGCATGACCGGCCTGGCCACCGGCCCGCACCTGCATTACGAGTTCCAGGTCAACGGCCAGCACGTCGATCCGCTGAGCGCCAAACTGCCGACGGCCGACCCGCTGAGTGGTCCGGAACGCAAGCGCTTCCTCGCTCAGACCCAACCGCTGATCGCTCGCATGGACCAGGAGAAGGCAACCTTCCTGGCCCTGAACAAGCGCTGA
- the argC gene encoding N-acetyl-gamma-glutamyl-phosphate reductase: MIKVGIVGGTGYTGVELLRLLAQHPQAHVEVITSRSEEGVKVADMYPNLRGHYDGLAFSVPDVKRLGECDVVFFATPHGVAHALAGELLATGTRVIDLSADFRLQDAEEWAKWYGQPHGAPELLPEAVYGLPEVNREAIKSARLIAVPGCYPTATQLGFIPLLENGLADASQLIADCKSGVSGAGRGAKVGSLFCEAGESMMAYSVKGHRHLPEISQGLRRAAKGDVGLTFVPHLTPMIRGIHATLYARVADRGVDLQKLYEERYANEPFVDVMPAGSHPETRSVRGANVCRIAVHRPQGGDLVVILSVIDNLVKGASGQAIQNMNILFGLDEHMGLSNVALLP; encoded by the coding sequence ATGATCAAGGTCGGTATCGTAGGTGGTACGGGTTATACGGGCGTGGAACTGCTGCGCCTGCTGGCACAGCATCCCCAGGCGCACGTCGAGGTGATTACCTCGCGTTCCGAGGAGGGCGTGAAAGTCGCCGATATGTACCCGAACCTGCGAGGCCACTATGACGGCCTGGCGTTCAGCGTGCCGGACGTGAAGCGCCTGGGCGAGTGTGACGTGGTGTTCTTCGCCACGCCTCATGGCGTCGCTCATGCCCTGGCCGGCGAGCTGCTGGCCACCGGCACCCGGGTGATCGACCTGTCCGCGGACTTCCGCCTGCAGGACGCCGAAGAGTGGGCCAAGTGGTACGGCCAGCCTCATGGCGCGCCCGAACTGCTGCCCGAAGCCGTCTACGGCCTGCCGGAAGTGAATCGCGAGGCCATCAAGTCAGCGCGCCTGATCGCCGTGCCCGGCTGCTATCCGACCGCCACCCAGCTCGGTTTCATCCCGCTGCTGGAAAACGGCCTGGCCGATGCCAGCCAGCTGATCGCCGACTGCAAGTCCGGCGTCAGTGGCGCTGGCCGTGGCGCCAAGGTCGGTTCGCTGTTCTGTGAGGCCGGTGAGAGCATGATGGCCTACTCGGTCAAGGGCCACCGTCACCTGCCGGAGATCAGCCAGGGCCTGCGTCGTGCAGCGAAAGGCGATGTCGGCCTGACCTTCGTACCGCACCTGACCCCGATGATCCGCGGTATCCACGCGACCCTGTATGCCCGCGTCGCCGACCGTGGCGTGGACCTGCAGAAGCTCTATGAAGAGCGCTACGCCAACGAGCCGTTCGTCGACGTGATGCCGGCCGGCAGCCATCCGGAAACCCGCAGCGTGCGCGGCGCCAACGTTTGCCGCATCGCCGTGCACCGTCCGCAGGGTGGCGACCTGGTGGTGATCCTGTCGGTGATCGACAACCTGGTGAAGGGCGCATCCGGCCAGGCGATCCAGAACATGAACATCCTGTTCGGCCTGGACGAGCACATGGGCCTGTCCAACGTCGCGCTGCTGCCGTAA
- a CDS encoding anhydro-N-acetylmuramic acid kinase: MPLYLGVMSGTSLDGLDIALIEQGEQTTLLASHYLPMPPALRADLLSLCSSGPDEVARSALAENNWVRLAAQGINELLARETLDASAIRAIGSHGQTIRHEPHLGFTVQIGNPALLAELTGIDVVADFRRRDVAAGGQGAPLVPAFHQALFGSDSRECAILNVGGFSNVSLLSPGKPVRGFDCGPGNVLLDAWIQEQRGEAYDRDGAWAASGSIDQSLLRVMLADDFFAAKGPKSTGRERFNLNWLTSLLANHGPVKAEDVQATLLELTAHSIAAALLDAQPGCEEVVVCGGGAFNTTLMQRLAAHMPGADVISSIDRGVPPEWMEAMAFAWLAHRFLERLPGNCPEVTAARGPRILGALYPA, translated from the coding sequence ATGCCGCTCTATCTTGGGGTGATGTCCGGCACCAGTCTCGACGGACTGGACATCGCCCTGATCGAGCAAGGCGAGCAGACCACGCTGCTCGCGTCCCATTACCTCCCCATGCCGCCGGCTCTTCGCGCCGACCTCCTGTCGCTCTGCTCCTCCGGCCCTGACGAAGTCGCCCGCTCCGCCCTCGCGGAAAACAACTGGGTTCGCCTCGCGGCCCAAGGCATCAACGAACTCCTGGCCCGCGAAACGCTGGATGCCAGTGCGATTCGCGCCATCGGCAGCCACGGCCAGACCATTCGCCACGAGCCGCATCTGGGCTTCACCGTACAGATCGGCAATCCGGCACTGCTCGCCGAGCTGACCGGTATCGATGTGGTGGCTGACTTCCGTCGTCGCGATGTCGCTGCCGGCGGCCAGGGTGCGCCCTTGGTCCCGGCCTTCCACCAGGCCTTGTTCGGCAGCGACAGCCGCGAGTGCGCGATCCTCAATGTCGGCGGCTTCAGCAACGTCTCCCTGCTCAGCCCCGGCAAGCCCGTCCGTGGGTTCGACTGCGGCCCGGGCAATGTGCTGCTGGATGCCTGGATTCAGGAACAACGCGGCGAAGCCTACGATCGTGATGGCGCGTGGGCAGCCAGCGGCAGTATCGACCAGTCTCTGCTACGGGTGATGCTGGCGGACGACTTCTTTGCCGCGAAGGGCCCGAAGAGCACCGGCCGCGAACGCTTCAACCTGAACTGGCTGACATCGCTGCTGGCCAATCACGGCCCGGTAAAAGCCGAAGATGTGCAGGCGACCCTGCTGGAGCTGACGGCACACAGCATTGCTGCCGCGCTTCTGGATGCGCAGCCGGGCTGCGAGGAAGTGGTGGTCTGTGGTGGTGGAGCGTTCAACACCACCCTTATGCAACGCCTGGCCGCGCATATGCCTGGCGCAGACGTGATCAGCAGCATCGACCGCGGCGTGCCGCCGGAGTGGATGGAAGCCATGGCCTTCGCCTGGCTGGCCCATCGATTCCTCGAGCGCCTGCCCGGCAACTGCCCGGAGGTCACCGCCGCCCGGGGGCCTCGCATTCTAGGCGCGCTCTACCCTGCCTGA
- the erpA gene encoding iron-sulfur cluster insertion protein ErpA: MTIETFTPTPLVFSHGAANKVKNLIDEEGNPRLKLRVFVTGGGCSGFQYGFTFDEDTADDDTIVERDGVSLVVDPMSFQYLAGAEVDYQEGLEGSRFVIKNPNAATTCGCGQSFSI; encoded by the coding sequence ATGACCATCGAAACCTTCACCCCCACCCCGCTGGTGTTTTCCCACGGCGCTGCAAACAAGGTGAAGAACCTGATCGACGAAGAAGGCAATCCGCGTCTGAAGCTGCGGGTGTTCGTCACGGGCGGTGGCTGCTCGGGCTTCCAGTACGGGTTCACCTTCGATGAGGACACCGCGGACGACGACACCATCGTCGAGCGCGACGGCGTCAGCCTCGTGGTCGATCCGATGAGCTTCCAGTACCTCGCCGGTGCGGAAGTGGACTACCAGGAAGGCCTCGAAGGTTCGCGGTTCGTTATCAAGAACCCGAACGCAGCGACCACCTGTGGCTGCGGCCAGTCCTTCTCGATCTGA
- the hemJ gene encoding protoporphyrinogen oxidase HemJ codes for MYLWLKAFHIIAVVCWFAGLFYLPRLFVYHAMSEDAASRERFCVMERKLYRGIMGPSMILTILLGAWMLYLNPAWLSQGWLHAKLTLVVLLIGYHHACGAMLKRFARGENGRSHVFYRWFNEVPVLFLLAIVILVVIKPF; via the coding sequence CTGTACCTGTGGCTCAAAGCCTTTCACATCATTGCCGTGGTCTGCTGGTTCGCCGGCCTGTTCTACCTGCCGCGCCTGTTCGTCTACCACGCCATGAGCGAGGATGCCGCCAGCCGGGAGCGCTTCTGCGTGATGGAGCGCAAGCTGTACCGCGGCATCATGGGCCCCTCGATGATCCTCACCATCCTCCTGGGCGCCTGGATGCTCTACCTGAACCCGGCCTGGCTGAGCCAGGGCTGGCTGCACGCCAAGCTCACCCTGGTGGTCCTGCTGATCGGCTACCACCACGCCTGCGGCGCCATGCTCAAGCGCTTCGCCCGCGGCGAGAACGGCCGCAGCCACGTGTTCTACCGTTGGTTCAACGAGGTACCGGTACTGTTCCTGCTTGCCATCGTCATCCTGGTGGTGATCAAACCCTTCTGA
- a CDS encoding chloride channel protein: protein MSDSTPPQSTSESIAQASPQQAPKRSWLRHPLLRRWRRTLAFWVGALLVGLVALVFAHLADLASATFRGVVAHSQWWPWLVCPLGFAGLVWLTQGALKNTRGSGIPQVIVALEQRSSRTRNALLSLPIAVGKLFLTLLALLVGASAGREGPTVHIGAALMYSLGRRLGLYGKRTVSGLIIAGGAAGIAAAFNTPLGGVVFAIEEMSRSFEQRFSGLVLTAVLLGGMVTLGLMGSYSYFGRLSESMPLGPAWIAVVACGVLGGLLGALYCRLVLPAQQGPLSFISRWRGRWPLRFAFVCGLLLALLGLLSGQHVFGTGYAETRSILDGQPVVGHDFLLWKFTANVVSFIAGIPGGLFSPSLTVGASLAPWLTPLIPGASLSAVGLLGMSAYLAGVTRTPLTATVITVEMSHSPDMLIPILAATLLASGISGRFTPLPIYHALARQMQETLAPTKGSAS from the coding sequence ATGTCCGATTCCACGCCGCCCCAGAGCACCTCCGAGTCGATTGCCCAGGCTTCGCCGCAGCAGGCGCCGAAGCGCTCATGGCTGCGGCATCCCTTGCTACGACGCTGGCGACGGACTCTGGCTTTCTGGGTGGGGGCCTTGCTGGTGGGGTTGGTGGCGCTGGTCTTCGCGCATCTGGCGGACCTCGCCAGTGCGACGTTTCGCGGTGTGGTCGCGCACAGCCAGTGGTGGCCGTGGCTGGTCTGTCCGCTGGGTTTCGCCGGATTGGTCTGGCTGACCCAGGGGGCGCTGAAAAATACCCGTGGCAGCGGCATTCCGCAGGTCATCGTGGCCCTGGAACAGCGCAGCAGCCGGACCCGCAATGCCCTGCTGTCGTTGCCGATCGCCGTGGGCAAACTGTTCCTCACCCTGTTGGCACTGCTGGTAGGTGCCTCGGCCGGGCGCGAGGGGCCTACGGTGCACATCGGCGCCGCGCTGATGTATTCCCTCGGCAGACGGCTCGGTCTCTATGGCAAGCGTACGGTTTCCGGGCTGATCATCGCCGGTGGCGCGGCAGGCATCGCGGCGGCTTTCAATACGCCGCTGGGCGGTGTGGTGTTCGCCATCGAGGAGATGAGCCGCAGCTTCGAGCAGCGCTTCAGCGGCCTGGTGCTGACTGCGGTCCTGCTTGGCGGCATGGTTACGCTCGGCCTGATGGGCAGCTACAGCTATTTCGGTCGGCTATCCGAGAGCATGCCGTTGGGGCCCGCCTGGATTGCCGTGGTGGCCTGCGGTGTTCTGGGCGGGCTGCTCGGCGCTCTGTACTGTCGCCTGGTCCTGCCTGCCCAGCAGGGACCCCTGAGCTTCATCAGCCGCTGGCGCGGGCGCTGGCCGCTCCGTTTCGCTTTCGTTTGCGGTCTGCTGCTGGCGCTCCTGGGCCTGCTGTCGGGGCAGCACGTGTTCGGCACCGGCTACGCCGAGACCCGCTCCATTCTGGATGGCCAGCCGGTGGTGGGGCATGACTTCCTGCTGTGGAAGTTCACCGCCAACGTGGTGTCCTTCATTGCGGGGATTCCCGGTGGCTTGTTCTCGCCTTCGCTCACCGTTGGTGCCAGCCTTGCCCCCTGGCTTACGCCATTGATTCCCGGCGCGAGCCTGTCGGCGGTGGGGCTGCTGGGAATGTCCGCGTACCTTGCCGGTGTGACGCGCACGCCCCTGACCGCCACAGTCATCACGGTGGAAATGTCCCACAGCCCGGACATGCTGATTCCAATCCTCGCTGCGACCCTCCTGGCCAGCGGCATTTCCGGTCGGTTTACCCCGTTGCCCATTTACCACGCACTCGCCCGTCAGATGCAGGAAACCCTGGCCCCGACCAAAGGGTCTGCCTCCTAG